In the Candidatus Kuenenbacteria bacterium genome, CGCCGGTTTTTAATTTGCAGTGATTATAGATAACTCGACCCATCTTGAGCACATCCCAAGCTTCAAAATCTGGCGGACAAGCAATTTCTACTTGGCCAGAAATATCTGCAGGGCGCACGCCAGAATCAGTCAATGGCGCGTCTGGATCATATTCCGCTGGTAAGTCTTCTTCGTCTATTTCAAAAATAGAAGGATCACTAACCGTCATGTGCACTTGCACTCCGGGAATACTCAAATCAAAAGTTCGTCCGTTTTTCAAAGGCACACTAAAAGATAGTCCTTCATAATTGACAAAAGTGGCCACGCCATTTGGCCCGCCAGAAAAAGTACCTTTAAGTTCATAAGGGTTGCCTTCACGGTCGCCATCATCAAGCGAGATATAGGCATCATCCACATAGGACAACGAGGATTCTGCAGCTTGGGCTCCTGCAGCAAAAAAACGCAAAGTACCCGGCGCTTCCAAACCAGAATAACCTTGCATCATAAATGTGCCATGGGCCACGCCTTTTTTGAACTCTTCTACTTTGGCCTCACCAAAATTGGTGTTGCTAGAAAATACCAAGATAAAGAGTAATAAAAATTTGAATATTTTAGACATATTATTTAATTTAATTATGGCTCTTTTGTTTTATTTTGGCAAATAAAAAAGGCCTTGGGCAAAAATCCAAGGCCCGTTCGAGTCCTCACTTTTTTATCTTATGGTTCTCAACATTTTTTCCGGCGTCGGCGGGGCGATTGGTGGCCAACTGGTATCGTCCCTGCTATTAATGACGCAATATCGACGGAGTTCTGTCTCCGTCATGTGGCCATAGTTTATCCGGCCGGAAGTCTTGGCCAAGAGGTAAATTGACAACACGACAAAGACATATTGTCCCGATGTCATAAAAAAACCTCCTAGGCCAGCAGTCACAACTGCCAGCCACCCGAAGAAATCGCTGAACACTTTTTGCATAAATCTTCCTCCTTTTAGGATTCAAGGTATTTTTAAATAAAAAACTAACTTTTGGTTTTTATCATCTTCCCACTTTTACTTAATTTTGGCAAATAAAAATCCAGCACTAAAATTTTCCGCAAAATAAAAAAGGCTGAGAAAAACCCAGCCTTCGCTCCGCTAGCCATATCACCATATGTGACCAGCAGAGCACACGCAATTATCGTGCGACCATATTTTCACACAGCCACGACCGCATTGAGGGCACGCCCCGCAACTCCACGACTCTCTTCGCGGAGCAACCCTTAGTTTCCTTATCTTGATCTTGGAAATTACCAATTTTCTTCACCTCCTTTCTACGCTTTTTTTATTTTTTTGACTTTTCATAATACCCCTAAAAGTAATTTTTGTCAAATAAAATCCAGCACTCAAATTTGGTGCTGGATAAAAAGGCCGAAAAAACGCTATTTTACCTTAAAATTCTATCTCTGTTTCTGGCAAAAACTTTTGCAATTCTGCAATCTGCGCCGGCGTAAAAGTATTGCCAGTTAGTTTCAAAACTTTTAAATTATTTTTCAAATTAGCCATTTCATTTGGATAGGTATTGATCTGATTGCCACTAAAATCCAATTCCTGCAATTTTGAGAG is a window encoding:
- a CDS encoding FecR domain-containing protein — protein: MSKIFKFLLLFILVFSSNTNFGEAKVEEFKKGVAHGTFMMQGYSGLEAPGTLRFFAAGAQAAESSLSYVDDAYISLDDGDREGNPYELKGTFSGGPNGVATFVNYEGLSFSVPLKNGRTFDLSIPGVQVHMTVSDPSIFEIDEEDLPAEYDPDAPLTDSGVRPADISGQVEIACPPDFEAWDVLKMGRVIYNHCKLKTGEDSTLKISLQSGTSFTMKPETELVINETIKEKSKIKLLFGNIWANVKKMVKGEEIYFEGSQAVAGIKGTTFEMIETGETTTLKVIEGTVEFRDKADGKTEMVNTGESLAVDLRGFGEKTKFDPSTETENKPIAPTENKIEENKSESKSDVALPAIITLAIVIGAVWVVKKRKK